In Phyllostomus discolor isolate MPI-MPIP mPhyDis1 chromosome 2, mPhyDis1.pri.v3, whole genome shotgun sequence, the following are encoded in one genomic region:
- the C2H21orf91 gene encoding protein EURL homolog isoform X1, with protein MKLTKRGPEQVVFPSFNCVKGTMNEEEHFVNIDLNDDNICSVCKLGTEKETLSFCHVCFELSIEGIPKSNLLHTTSLRGHKDCFEKYHLIANQDCPRSKLSKSTYYEDVKTILSKKINWIVQYAQNKDVDSDSECSKNPQDHLLNFRHNPDKKLFPQCDSQVPKYSAKWIDGSTAGLSDCTQRILGQRENTDFGLAVLQDSGATLCHSSGLWSHSQNQAQKKEETISNQEADVQTQHPHYSREELNSMTFGEVKQLNAKLQQQIQEVFEVLMHQLQEKDSLASELHVRHVAIEQLLKNYSKLPCLQVGRTGMKSHLPINN; from the exons ATGAAGTTAACAAAGCGGGGTCCGGAACAGGTCGTTTTTCCTTCATTTAACTGCGTTAA GGGCACTATGAACGAAGAAGAGCACTTTGTAAACATTGATTTGAATGATGACAACATTTGCAGTGTTTGTAAACTgggaacagagaaagagacactCTCCTTCTGCCACGTTTGTTTTGAGCTAAGTATTGAGG gaaTACCAAAATCTAATCTCTTGCACACCACATCATTAAGGGGCCATAAAGACTGCTttgaaaaataccatttgattgCAAATCAGGACTGTCCTCGATCTAAGCTTTCAAAAAGTACTTATTATGAAGACGTTAAAACCATTTTGAGTAAGAAGATAAACTGGATTGTACAGTATGCACAAAATAAGGATGTAGATTCAGATTCTGAATGTTCTAAAAATCCCCAGGATCACCTGTTAAATTTTCGGCATAACCCAGATAAAAAGTTATTCCCACAGTGTGACTCCCAAGTACCAAAGTATTCTGCTAAGTGGATAGATGGAAGTACAGCTGGCCTCTCGGACTGCACACAAAGAATACTGGGGCAGAGAGAAAATACAGACTTTGGGCTGGCTGTGTTACAGGATTCGGGTGCCACTTTATGCCACAGTAGTGGACTGTGGTCTCACAGTCAAAACCAGgcacagaaaaaagaagagacaatCTCTAATCAAGAGGCAGATGTCCAGACCCAGCATCCTCATTACAGCAGAGAGGAAT tGAATTCGATGACTTTTGGTGAGGTAAAGCAACTGAATGCAAAGCTCCAACAGCAAATACAGG AAGTTTTTGAAGTGTTAATGCACCAACTGCAAGAAAAAGATTCCTTAGCCTCAGAGCTCCATGTCCGCCACGTTGCCATCGAGCAGCTTCTCAAGAACTATTCCAAGTTACCGTGTCTGCAAGTGGGACGGACAGGAATGAAGTCACACCTGCCCataaacaactga
- the C2H21orf91 gene encoding protein EURL homolog isoform X3, with translation MNEEEHFVNIDLNDDNICSVCKLGTEKETLSFCHVCFELSIEGIPKSNLLHTTSLRGHKDCFEKYHLIANQDCPRSKLSKSTYYEDVKTILSKKINWIVQYAQNKDVDSDSECSKNPQDHLLNFRHNPDKKLFPQCDSQVPKYSAKWIDGSTAGLSDCTQRILGQRENTDFGLAVLQDSGATLCHSSGLWSHSQNQAQKKEETISNQEADVQTQHPHYSREELNSMTFGEVKQLNAKLQQQIQEVFEVLMHQLQEKDSLASELHVRHVAIEQLLKNYSKLPCLQVGRTGMKSHLPINN, from the exons ATGAACGAAGAAGAGCACTTTGTAAACATTGATTTGAATGATGACAACATTTGCAGTGTTTGTAAACTgggaacagagaaagagacactCTCCTTCTGCCACGTTTGTTTTGAGCTAAGTATTGAGG gaaTACCAAAATCTAATCTCTTGCACACCACATCATTAAGGGGCCATAAAGACTGCTttgaaaaataccatttgattgCAAATCAGGACTGTCCTCGATCTAAGCTTTCAAAAAGTACTTATTATGAAGACGTTAAAACCATTTTGAGTAAGAAGATAAACTGGATTGTACAGTATGCACAAAATAAGGATGTAGATTCAGATTCTGAATGTTCTAAAAATCCCCAGGATCACCTGTTAAATTTTCGGCATAACCCAGATAAAAAGTTATTCCCACAGTGTGACTCCCAAGTACCAAAGTATTCTGCTAAGTGGATAGATGGAAGTACAGCTGGCCTCTCGGACTGCACACAAAGAATACTGGGGCAGAGAGAAAATACAGACTTTGGGCTGGCTGTGTTACAGGATTCGGGTGCCACTTTATGCCACAGTAGTGGACTGTGGTCTCACAGTCAAAACCAGgcacagaaaaaagaagagacaatCTCTAATCAAGAGGCAGATGTCCAGACCCAGCATCCTCATTACAGCAGAGAGGAAT tGAATTCGATGACTTTTGGTGAGGTAAAGCAACTGAATGCAAAGCTCCAACAGCAAATACAGG AAGTTTTTGAAGTGTTAATGCACCAACTGCAAGAAAAAGATTCCTTAGCCTCAGAGCTCCATGTCCGCCACGTTGCCATCGAGCAGCTTCTCAAGAACTATTCCAAGTTACCGTGTCTGCAAGTGGGACGGACAGGAATGAAGTCACACCTGCCCataaacaactga
- the C2H21orf91 gene encoding protein EURL homolog isoform X2 has protein sequence MNEEEHFVNIDLNDDNICSVCKLGTEKETLSFCHVCFELSIEGIPKSNLLHTTSLRGHKDCFEKYHLIANQDCPRSKLSKSTYYEDVKTILSKKINWIVQYAQNKDVDSDSECSKNPQDHLLNFRHNPDKKLFPQCDSQVPKYSAKWIDGSTAGLSDCTQRILGQRENTDFGLAVLQDSGATLCHSSGLWSHSQNQAQKKEETISNQEADVQTQHPHYSREE, from the exons ATGAACGAAGAAGAGCACTTTGTAAACATTGATTTGAATGATGACAACATTTGCAGTGTTTGTAAACTgggaacagagaaagagacactCTCCTTCTGCCACGTTTGTTTTGAGCTAAGTATTGAGG gaaTACCAAAATCTAATCTCTTGCACACCACATCATTAAGGGGCCATAAAGACTGCTttgaaaaataccatttgattgCAAATCAGGACTGTCCTCGATCTAAGCTTTCAAAAAGTACTTATTATGAAGACGTTAAAACCATTTTGAGTAAGAAGATAAACTGGATTGTACAGTATGCACAAAATAAGGATGTAGATTCAGATTCTGAATGTTCTAAAAATCCCCAGGATCACCTGTTAAATTTTCGGCATAACCCAGATAAAAAGTTATTCCCACAGTGTGACTCCCAAGTACCAAAGTATTCTGCTAAGTGGATAGATGGAAGTACAGCTGGCCTCTCGGACTGCACACAAAGAATACTGGGGCAGAGAGAAAATACAGACTTTGGGCTGGCTGTGTTACAGGATTCGGGTGCCACTTTATGCCACAGTAGTGGACTGTGGTCTCACAGTCAAAACCAGgcacagaaaaaagaagagacaatCTCTAATCAAGAGGCAGATGTCCAGACCCAGCATCCTCATTACAGCAGAGAGGAAT AA